The uncultured Desulfobacter sp. genomic interval AGGCCATAAAACGTGGATCAGCGGTCATGTTCATTCAAAATAGGCCTGCGGTTTAATTTTATTTCCTCGAAGAAATGCCGCGGCATCAAGCCGTTTTCCTGAATTGCCCATCAGTTCAAGAATCTGGACAATACCTTCTTTTGCAGCAACAAACACCCCCTTATCACTGCAGTTTACGATAGTGCCGGGCAGGACGGAAGTTTGCATGGGATCGGATGAAACAATAGCTTTAAAAATTTTAAGACGTTTTCCATCAACTGCCGTAAATGCGCCGGGCCAAGGAGTCATGGCATTAATGTGGGCACATATAGCCTTTGCACTGTTGTTCCAGTTAATACGGCCGTCTGACTTTTTAAGCATGGATACATAAGTTGCTTTAGAATGATCCTGGGGAACTGGGGTAATTTTTTTTTGTTCAATGCTGTGGATGGTTTTAATGATAAGGTCAGCGCCCATCAGTGATAACCTGTCATGCAGCGTTGACGCAGTCTCTTCAGGGGCAACAGGTGTTGTTTCCATCAATAGAATATCCCCTGCATCCATTTTTTCAGCCATCACCATGGTGGTCACACCGGCTTGTTCATCCATGTTTAAAACGGCTGCCTGGATGGGGGCTGCCCCCCGGTATTTGGGTAAAAGTGATGCGTGGATATTTATGGGATAGGTTTTGGGAATGTCCAGTACCTCCCGTGAAAGGATCTGTCCAAAGGCTACCACGACAAAATAGTCCGGTTTAAGATCGGAAAGCAACTCTACGCCTTCTGGGGTGTTTATCTTTTCGGGCTGGTATAAGTCAATCCCAAGGTCCTGCGCAGCCTGTTTGACTGCAGAAGGGCTAAGTTTTTTTCCACGACCTTTGGGGCGGTCCGGCTGGGTCACTGCCAGTAAAATATCAAACCCCGGCTCTTTTGCCAGGGTTTTTAACGCCGGAACTGAGAATTCCGGGGTTCCCATGAAAACGATGCGGGTATTTTTCATTTTTTATTTTTCAATTGTTTTAACCGTTTTTTTGTATACATAGCCCGTTTCAATGCAGAAATTCTGTCGATGAACAGGATACCGTCAAGATGGTCAATTTCATGCTGCATGATAACGGACATCAGCCCGTGGGCTTCAAATTCAATGATTTCACCGTCAATATTCATGCCGCGCACAGTGACGCTTGAATGCCGCTTGACATCGGCCCTGTAGTCAACAACACTTAAGCACCCTTCTTGTTCAGAAGTAAAGGTCTCTTTGGATTTGGACAGAATTTCAGGATTAATCAGTGCGGTAAATGTTTTGTCTTCAGGGTCTTGCTGTTCATCTGCAGCATGGGGATTATAAACAATAACCCGGCGGTTGACTCCAACCTGGGGGGCGGCAAGGCCGACCCCCGCGTCATGGAACATGGTCTGACCCATATCCTCAATAAACGTTTTTAACTCTTCATCAATGGTTTCAACCGGTACGGATTTCTCTTTTAAGGAGGGTTCGGGGAATGTGACAATATCAAGAATAGCCATTTATTTTAGAATTTCCTTTGCCGTTTGAATGTCCTTTCTTATCTGGTCGGACAGCTGCTCAATATTTGCAAATTTAATTTCATCCCGGAGCCGTTTCACCATATTAACACGTATCCTCGATTCGTATATATCTTCTTTAAAATCAAGAATGTGAACTTCAATGGTAAACATGTCATCTCCAAAAGTGGGGGAAAAGCCGATATTGGCTACGCCCTTGAAGTTGCCATGGATGGTTTCAACCGTCACCGCATAAACCCCTAACTTAGGGCACAATTCATCATGAAGTTTTATATTGGCTGTGGGGAATCCCAGCTGGCTTCCGCCGCGTTTGCGTCCCTTTATTACCTTGCCCCGGATTTGGTAAAACCGCCCAAGAAAGTGCTTTGCCCGGTCCACATGGCCGTCCATGACAAGTTCTCTGATGCGTGTACTGGAAATACGTTCGGTGTCGGTTTCATCACCTTTTATCCAGTCGGATACAATAGTCTCAAACCCTAATTCCCCACCTTTGGTTTTCAAAAGCTCAATATTGCCGCCCCTGTTTTTTCCAAAGGTATAATCTGGACCGATAACAATAGTTTTCATACCGATTTTTTTTACAAGAATATCTTCAATGAATTCCTGGGCTGAAATTTGTGCAAAGGCCTTATCAAAGGGCAGGCAAAGCAGTACGTCTATGCCTGACGATTCGATTAATTCGATTTTCTGGTCCCGTCGGGTGATCAGAGGTGGGCTGGAAAGGCCCAATGCTCTTAGCGGGTGCGGTTCAAATGTCATGGCTATGCAGGTGCCGCCGGCCTGGGTTCCCCTTCCAATCACCTGGCTCAACAGCGCCTGGTGACCTTTGTGCACGCCATCAAAATTACCAATGGTAACAACAGCGTTATTGAAGGGGGTTTTAATCTGATTTAGATCTTCAATTAATTCCATGTCGTCCTTTAAAATTTAAACAAAATACTGTTGACAAACCAAACAAACACATATATATATCCCAACCATTGCTTTTACGCAATCTTTAAATGGGTTGCCAACAAAGCAATTGCGAGTGTGCCGAAGTGGCGGAATTGGTAGACGCACTAGTTTCAGGGACTAGCGAGCGTACGCTTGTGGGAGTTCGAATCTCCCCTTCGGCACCACTTAAAAATCAACCAGTTAGAGAGGGTATCTGATTTTTTGTTTTTAGAGGGATGGGTAACGTTTGGGTAACAATTTCAGAATTCATCTATTGTTTTTTTGATTTTGATCTAAAATAAAGTCCTCTAATTGTTTAACAGCTTCTGCTTTTTCAGAATCATCCACAGTATTATACCAATCAAACATTTCTCTGGTAGCATGTCCGGTGATATCCATGGTAACCGTGTCATGGGCACCAGATTTTCTCATATATGTATTGAAGGTATGCCGAAGATCATGTGGCGTGATCCCATTTTTAACATTCCGGCCATATGGGATTCCAATTTTTTGGCAGGTCCTTCTTAAGCTATCTCTAATACTTTTCAAAGGTTTACCACGATAAAGAAAAACATGGTCATCATGAATATTCTTGGAAATGCTTTGAAATATATTTAAAAGAGTGTCTGATATGGGTATAAAACGCTCTTCATCATCCTTGGTTTGATCTTTTTCTAATTCGATACGCCTATTTTTGAAATCGATTTG includes:
- a CDS encoding bifunctional riboflavin kinase/FAD synthetase encodes the protein MELIEDLNQIKTPFNNAVVTIGNFDGVHKGHQALLSQVIGRGTQAGGTCIAMTFEPHPLRALGLSSPPLITRRDQKIELIESSGIDVLLCLPFDKAFAQISAQEFIEDILVKKIGMKTIVIGPDYTFGKNRGGNIELLKTKGGELGFETIVSDWIKGDETDTERISSTRIRELVMDGHVDRAKHFLGRFYQIRGKVIKGRKRGGSQLGFPTANIKLHDELCPKLGVYAVTVETIHGNFKGVANIGFSPTFGDDMFTIEVHILDFKEDIYESRIRVNMVKRLRDEIKFANIEQLSDQIRKDIQTAKEILK
- the def gene encoding peptide deformylase — its product is MAILDIVTFPEPSLKEKSVPVETIDEELKTFIEDMGQTMFHDAGVGLAAPQVGVNRRVIVYNPHAADEQQDPEDKTFTALINPEILSKSKETFTSEQEGCLSVVDYRADVKRHSSVTVRGMNIDGEIIEFEAHGLMSVIMQHEIDHLDGILFIDRISALKRAMYTKKRLKQLKNKK
- the fmt gene encoding methionyl-tRNA formyltransferase translates to MKNTRIVFMGTPEFSVPALKTLAKEPGFDILLAVTQPDRPKGRGKKLSPSAVKQAAQDLGIDLYQPEKINTPEGVELLSDLKPDYFVVVAFGQILSREVLDIPKTYPINIHASLLPKYRGAAPIQAAVLNMDEQAGVTTMVMAEKMDAGDILLMETTPVAPEETASTLHDRLSLMGADLIIKTIHSIEQKKITPVPQDHSKATYVSMLKKSDGRINWNNSAKAICAHINAMTPWPGAFTAVDGKRLKIFKAIVSSDPMQTSVLPGTIVNCSDKGVFVAAKEGIVQILELMGNSGKRLDAAAFLRGNKIKPQAYFE
- a CDS encoding site-specific integrase, encoding MRRTGMRMGEILSLKWEQIDFKNRRIELEKDQTKDDEERFIPISDTLLNIFQSISKNIHDDHVFLYRGKPLKSIRDSLRRTCQKIGIPYGRNVKNGITPHDLRHTFNTYMRKSGAHDTVTMDITGHATREMFDWYNTVDDSEKAEAVKQLEDFILDQNQKNNR